The following proteins are co-located in the Silene latifolia isolate original U9 population chromosome 1, ASM4854445v1, whole genome shotgun sequence genome:
- the LOC141602579 gene encoding EG45-like domain containing protein, whose amino-acid sequence MRLTLLLLCIIWLDSNLNIVLADVGTAALYRPPYLPTRCSGYSEEQLPENGFFASVGEGLWNDGAACGRQYQVRCISGPHRPCKNGNIVATVVDFCRNTPCPATLVFNDKAFSAISKSPKAVINIEFAQI is encoded by the exons atgaggTTAACTCTACTTCTTTTGTGTATCATTTGGCTCGACTCCAATTTGAATATAGTTCTAGCTGATGTGGGAACAGCTGCTCTCTATCGTCCGCCTTACCTGC CTACAAGATGTAGCGGCTACAGCGAAGAACAGCTCCCAGAGAATGGATTCTTTGCATCGGTAGGTGAAGGGTTGTGGAATGATGGAGCAGCATGTGGAAGGCAATACCAAGTGCGCTGCATAAGTGGTCCACATCGGCCATGCAAGAATGGTAACATAGTTGCAACAGTTGTTGATTTCTGCAGAAACACTCCATGTCCTGCAACACTGGTTTTTAATGATAAAGCTTTTAGTGCCATCTCAAAGTCACCCAAAGCAGTAATAAATATTGAATTTGCACA GATTTGA